The Methylocystis bryophila genome contains the following window.
GCCAAGCTGCCCGCGCCCGAAGCGGGCAAGAAAATCGTGATCTATTGCCGCTCCGGCAAACGCTCGGTTACCGCCATGGAGCAGGCGCGGCTCGGCGGACGCCGGGACTGCGACACGCATCTGGGCGGCGGCATTCTGGCCTGGGTCAACGCCGGGCTCGAGGTCGAGAAGGCGTAGAAGCGGGGGGCGAGCCTCCAGGCTCGCCCCTCAGCCCCACAGCTCCGGCGCCGACGGAAACGCCTTTGAGCCTTCGTAGACGAGCCCCGGCTCCCGGTCTTTGGCCAGCAGCAGCGGCCCGTCCAGGTCGACCCAATCGGCGAATTGGCCGATCAGCATCGCCGGCGCCATGGCGAGCGAGCTTCCGACCATGCAGCCGGCCATGATCTTGAGCCGAAGACGCCGGGCTTCCTTCGCCATCGCGAGCGCCTCGGTCAGCCCGCCGGTTTTGTCGAGCTTGATATTGACCGCGTCATAGCGGTCGCAGAGCGCCTCAAGGTCCTCACGCGCATGGGCGCTCTCGTCGGCGCAGACCGGCACGGGCCGTGCCACGCGGGCAAGAAGCCCGTCCGCCCCGGCTGGCAGCGGCTGCTCGATGAGATCGACCCCAACCCGCGCGCAAGCCTCGAAATTTTTCTCGAGATCCGCTTCGCGCCAGGCCTCATTGGCGTCGACGATGAAGCGCGCCCGCGGCGCTCCGGCGCGCACCGCCGCAAGACGGTCGGCGTCGCCGTCGCCCGCGAGCTTCACCTTGAGCAGCGGCCAGTCTGCGGCGGCCTTTGCGGCGGCAAACATTTCGTCGGGGGTCCCCACTGAGAGCGTGAGCGCCGTGACGAGCGGTTGCAGCGCCTCGACCCCCGCGATCTCCGCGACCGGACGGCCGGCGCGTTTGGCTTCGAGGTCGAAGAAGGCGCAGTCGAGCGCGTTGCGCGCTGCGCCCGGCGGCAGCAGTTCCTGCAGGGCGGCGCGGTCCGCCCCTTTCGCGAGCGCTCCGCGCAGGCTTTCGATCGCGGCGACGACCCCCTCGACGCTCTCGCCGTAGCGGGCATAGGGCACGCATTCGCCGCGCCCCCGATGCGCGCCCTCTTTCAGCGTCGCGGTGACGACGCGCGCCTTCGTCTTCGCGCCGCGCGCGATGACGAAACGGCCGGCGATCGGGAAGACGTCGATCGCGATGCTCAGCTCATATCCCATAGAGGGCTCGCTTTTTTCCAAAATCCCCGGGGCCGGCGCCGCGGCGCTTGCCGGCGGGCGGGCTCGACACGGCCTCAAGGCGAAGCTAAGAGG
Protein-coding sequences here:
- the dgcA gene encoding N-acetyl-D-Glu racemase DgcA encodes the protein MGYELSIAIDVFPIAGRFVIARGAKTKARVVTATLKEGAHRGRGECVPYARYGESVEGVVAAIESLRGALAKGADRAALQELLPPGAARNALDCAFFDLEAKRAGRPVAEIAGVEALQPLVTALTLSVGTPDEMFAAAKAAADWPLLKVKLAGDGDADRLAAVRAGAPRARFIVDANEAWREADLEKNFEACARVGVDLIEQPLPAGADGLLARVARPVPVCADESAHAREDLEALCDRYDAVNIKLDKTGGLTEALAMAKEARRLRLKIMAGCMVGSSLAMAPAMLIGQFADWVDLDGPLLLAKDREPGLVYEGSKAFPSAPELWG
- a CDS encoding rhodanese-like domain-containing protein; the protein is MAQFNDIPLHELQQGLADGTVTLVDVREQDEWNAGHIKGAQFLPLSRFDPAKLPAPEAGKKIVIYCRSGKRSVTAMEQARLGGRRDCDTHLGGGILAWVNAGLEVEKA